A stretch of Halogeometricum sp. S1BR25-6 DNA encodes these proteins:
- a CDS encoding DUF4143 domain-containing protein produces MADTSRSSNFIADAEWHNEWWNTNSGRQSDLSNVTSLTPRSDLLNLLRSIDEERERGIESLAYPIYGPTGIGKTTLLRQFIAAILESDVADFSPGNRDPDIIGSVDPRQILYVPLEDSLYHLEPSSKALERLRTVIDYFYSHIAPRRGRKYIILDDVGALQLDNEQKRLLLEFVQEDTYLLLTGIVKSQVDLRGISEEERLKIEWPRAMLPMKFVETVQQNTYDDTALTDVDIDFNVQIESLRTTSIDGDALIKKVRNNLSTSEDLDTAVAALNQLYFEAFSDVERDGLYEAAREYLQKGGILLDAEKATVKNELVRSHFLLYLYKELAKYESIQRPENLHRIASLAASQTGKELQYTDISKQLEVDRRTVDTYLSVLDEGIAVSESHDFSLQRHRRTRLYLRNPRHVVLLSQRQEHHGFEAYERTRSLNYEFEYKLARTVAFDHAKRLAWKVSNSHDENTSVEYAETEAGTVDYILHNDKGLILPFVLSYHPHAGNADKIATQFDPTSGKHPIPGGEELRELNYKAPYRFIITDSLPKEVEKSSSLVIEQDGVDLCYVPYWLFLLIC; encoded by the coding sequence ATGGCGGATACGTCTCGTAGTTCTAATTTCATCGCAGACGCCGAATGGCACAATGAATGGTGGAATACCAATAGTGGTCGACAATCAGATCTATCGAATGTTACCTCACTTACTCCTCGCTCGGACCTCCTTAACCTACTTCGATCGATTGATGAAGAGCGTGAAAGAGGGATCGAGAGCCTAGCATACCCAATTTATGGACCCACAGGAATTGGGAAGACGACACTTCTTCGACAGTTTATCGCTGCAATTCTTGAATCAGATGTTGCTGACTTCTCACCAGGGAATCGCGACCCTGATATCATCGGTTCAGTTGATCCACGCCAGATTCTCTATGTTCCTCTTGAGGATTCTCTCTATCATCTCGAACCGTCAAGTAAGGCTCTTGAACGACTGAGAACAGTTATTGATTACTTCTATTCACATATTGCTCCCCGCAGAGGACGTAAATACATCATCCTCGACGATGTCGGCGCACTCCAACTTGATAATGAACAAAAGCGGTTATTATTGGAATTTGTACAGGAAGATACCTATCTACTTCTGACGGGAATCGTCAAATCACAAGTTGACTTAAGGGGAATCTCGGAGGAAGAGAGGCTGAAGATTGAATGGCCGCGTGCGATGTTACCGATGAAGTTTGTCGAGACCGTCCAGCAAAATACATACGACGATACTGCACTTACAGATGTTGATATAGATTTCAACGTTCAAATCGAATCTCTCCGCACAACGAGCATAGATGGCGATGCATTGATCAAAAAGGTCCGAAACAATCTATCTACTTCTGAGGATCTGGACACTGCAGTCGCAGCGCTAAATCAACTGTACTTCGAGGCCTTCTCTGATGTCGAACGAGATGGGCTGTACGAAGCTGCTCGTGAATATTTACAGAAAGGAGGAATCTTACTCGATGCGGAGAAGGCTACGGTAAAGAACGAACTTGTCCGCTCTCACTTTCTGCTGTACCTCTATAAGGAACTCGCGAAATACGAATCAATCCAACGGCCAGAGAACCTCCACCGAATCGCATCGCTAGCTGCGAGTCAGACAGGTAAGGAACTCCAGTACACAGATATCAGTAAACAGTTAGAAGTTGATCGCCGGACTGTCGATACCTATCTGTCAGTGCTAGACGAGGGGATAGCAGTTTCAGAATCTCACGATTTCTCACTACAACGACACCGTCGGACGAGACTCTATCTACGGAACCCACGGCATGTGGTACTCCTCTCGCAACGTCAGGAACATCACGGATTCGAGGCATACGAAAGGACACGGTCGCTCAACTACGAGTTTGAGTATAAACTCGCCCGAACCGTCGCGTTCGATCATGCAAAACGGCTAGCATGGAAAGTGTCTAATTCACACGATGAGAATACCTCCGTCGAATATGCTGAAACTGAGGCGGGGACAGTAGATTATATTCTTCACAACGACAAAGGATTGATCCTCCCATTCGTTCTCTCCTACCACCCACATGCCGGTAATGCAGACAAGATAGCAACACAGTTCGATCCAACTAGTGGAAAACACCCAATTCCGGGGGGTGAGGAGCTCCGGGAACTGAATTACAAGGCACCCTATCGGTTCATCATTACAGATAGTTTACCGAAGGAGGTAGAGAAATCCAGTTCGCTCGTCATTGAACAA
- a CDS encoding Piwi domain-containing protein translates to MTTQADIEDKKPIDIRVHIISELDCPSPQMAMRFRVQDTDENEFPFTVWKNNALSDYAWQEGQWYKLENARGNEFRGQLSLNGSSSLMATPIEEPTDVGDADSTPQLFDSLTEGYPYLTLFPLGRNLATLTVYEYQIEAIDTFDQSPMQETYRLAAYLRKNNAAAVTHARTMTVIATSPLNTDLPGPFSLTSEQKTELKATDESDRRKLERLLQQLLKDAVDQKQYRPDRINRIVAREPVIKGSNGLYEACRAYGLRLEILPTGNVFVGVEVRHHARSQVTLDEYIDRTGTAPADLAGTHVEHDPDHYDVPGSGTLEGFVETRFTDLLPDLGNQSLADWYEQKRRIPESTLDDLRAENPQLVEIKYNPTDDETRIHVPHLLRVAPRKEAVKAVAPVFHRQWDAAAKLLPDDRFSLSAEFIAHLDTLSEIDATIDPTPVGPSRSFFSATIDRSDNLLFGNGQTADVPSRGLGDYGIHERPESFHVHYLVPERFTPEFKSFRTQFENQLDRAKCTPDSVTYHEYQLGSALDYNEVTASLADASCDAVLAVVPAPDNEFICNGTIDDPYGEFKKAFGKQSTPTQMVTAENLDSQWVHRNTALGLIAGAGGIPWCVKDMPGDADCFIGLDATYDREKGQFLGASANVVLANGTVFVSKSQSLQSGETFDEDAIVDILKDIHREFVRRKGRSPAHIVIHRDGRLFEDAETILEPFDETDIEIDIVDVRKSGAPRAALRMNESFQIDEKGRLFIEQGGDYGFLTTTGRPEFDESAGLGTPRTLRVVRRAGDTDLQTLLEQIYWLSESHVGSAQRSTRLPISTYYADRCAEHARKGYLVNGELIHGLPYL, encoded by the coding sequence ATGACGACACAGGCAGACATAGAAGACAAGAAACCGATTGATATCCGCGTTCACATCATTAGTGAGTTGGACTGTCCTTCACCGCAGATGGCGATGCGATTCAGAGTCCAGGACACAGATGAGAATGAATTCCCGTTCACCGTCTGGAAAAATAACGCACTAAGCGACTACGCGTGGCAAGAGGGGCAGTGGTATAAACTGGAGAATGCTCGTGGAAACGAATTCCGAGGTCAACTGAGCTTAAACGGTTCGTCTAGCCTCATGGCCACTCCCATTGAGGAACCAACCGATGTAGGGGACGCAGACTCGACACCACAACTCTTCGATTCACTTACCGAGGGATACCCATACCTCACGTTATTCCCACTTGGCCGAAATCTGGCGACACTGACGGTCTATGAGTACCAGATCGAGGCGATAGACACGTTCGACCAAAGTCCGATGCAGGAGACGTATCGTCTCGCTGCGTACCTCCGAAAGAACAACGCCGCCGCAGTCACCCATGCGCGGACGATGACGGTGATCGCAACAAGTCCACTCAACACCGACCTCCCCGGTCCGTTTTCGCTTACTAGCGAGCAGAAAACCGAACTCAAGGCGACCGACGAAAGTGACCGAAGAAAACTTGAACGGCTCCTTCAGCAACTCCTCAAAGACGCAGTCGACCAAAAACAGTACCGTCCGGATCGCATCAACCGCATTGTCGCTCGAGAACCTGTCATCAAAGGTTCCAATGGACTGTACGAGGCATGCCGAGCGTACGGTCTCCGCCTCGAGATTCTCCCGACAGGAAACGTATTCGTCGGTGTAGAGGTGCGTCATCACGCACGTAGTCAGGTGACGCTCGATGAGTACATAGACCGAACAGGCACCGCCCCCGCCGATCTCGCCGGAACCCACGTCGAACACGACCCCGACCATTACGACGTCCCTGGAAGCGGAACCCTCGAAGGATTTGTAGAAACACGATTCACTGACTTACTTCCTGACCTCGGGAACCAATCGCTCGCAGACTGGTATGAACAGAAGCGACGTATCCCGGAGAGCACCTTGGACGACCTTCGTGCAGAGAACCCTCAATTAGTCGAAATCAAATACAACCCAACAGACGACGAGACACGAATCCATGTCCCTCATCTACTCCGGGTTGCACCCAGAAAGGAAGCCGTGAAAGCAGTCGCGCCCGTGTTCCACCGGCAGTGGGACGCCGCCGCAAAACTCCTCCCAGACGACCGCTTCTCTCTCTCCGCCGAGTTCATCGCCCACCTTGACACGCTCAGCGAAATCGACGCTACCATCGACCCAACCCCTGTTGGACCGAGTCGATCATTTTTCTCGGCCACGATCGACCGATCAGATAACCTCTTGTTCGGTAATGGACAGACAGCAGATGTCCCCTCGCGAGGCCTCGGTGACTACGGTATCCATGAGCGTCCTGAGTCGTTCCACGTCCACTACCTCGTCCCCGAACGGTTCACTCCTGAGTTCAAATCGTTCCGCACCCAGTTTGAGAATCAACTCGATCGAGCCAAATGCACGCCAGACAGCGTAACATACCACGAGTACCAACTCGGCAGCGCACTCGACTACAACGAGGTTACGGCATCCCTCGCGGATGCTTCCTGTGATGCCGTACTCGCAGTCGTCCCAGCACCTGATAACGAATTCATCTGCAACGGGACTATCGACGACCCTTACGGAGAGTTCAAGAAGGCGTTCGGAAAGCAGTCGACTCCCACCCAAATGGTCACTGCAGAGAACCTCGACAGCCAATGGGTCCACCGGAACACCGCCCTCGGCCTCATCGCTGGCGCTGGTGGTATCCCTTGGTGCGTGAAGGATATGCCGGGGGACGCCGACTGTTTCATCGGGCTCGACGCAACCTACGATAGAGAGAAAGGACAGTTCCTCGGTGCAAGTGCGAACGTCGTGCTCGCCAACGGAACCGTCTTCGTCTCAAAGAGTCAGTCGCTCCAGTCGGGCGAAACATTCGACGAAGACGCCATTGTCGACATCCTCAAAGATATCCACCGGGAGTTCGTCCGCCGAAAAGGGCGCTCTCCGGCCCACATCGTCATCCACCGCGACGGTCGCCTCTTCGAAGACGCTGAGACAATACTCGAACCGTTCGACGAGACTGATATCGAAATCGACATCGTCGACGTCCGAAAGAGTGGTGCCCCGCGAGCAGCTCTGCGGATGAACGAGTCGTTCCAGATCGACGAGAAAGGACGACTCTTCATAGAACAGGGCGGTGACTACGGATTTCTCACAACAACTGGCCGCCCGGAGTTCGACGAGAGCGCCGGACTCGGAACACCGCGCACGCTCCGCGTCGTCCGACGGGCCGGAGACACAGACTTGCAAACGCTCCTTGAACAAATCTACTGGCTAAGCGAGAGCCATGTCGGGAGCGCACAACGCAGCACGAGACTCCCGATTTCGACTTATTACGCCGATCGGTGTGCCGAACACGCTCGTAAGGGCTACCTCGTAAACGGAGAACTGATTCATGGACTTCCGTACCTCTAA
- a CDS encoding nucleotidyltransferase domain-containing protein — protein sequence MNRETESPNSPGASISLSIPPSDPDLFKHKATSDVLLFLTNHRFSGFSLRKLATQIGHSHQSVRRAVNVLSANDLVAESPESNQRLVQINRQRLSIPDDPILRIPQLEYHQPVKAAVTGLRENINDVVGIILYGSVARGDADRRSDIDLWVLTRSGRAESQREANAIARDLEDTEFDGDRYAYDIDVEAVQAIPAYTEDIREIIVSGIPVYKTSDFETVENLLLEEGVADE from the coding sequence ATGAACCGTGAGACGGAGAGTCCAAATTCGCCTGGGGCATCTATCTCTCTTTCAATACCCCCTTCAGATCCGGATTTATTCAAACACAAAGCGACGAGCGACGTCCTTCTATTTTTAACTAACCACCGATTCAGTGGCTTCTCACTACGAAAACTCGCAACGCAGATCGGTCATTCCCACCAGTCCGTCCGACGGGCAGTGAATGTTCTTAGTGCGAATGATTTGGTCGCCGAATCTCCTGAAAGCAACCAGCGACTCGTCCAGATCAACAGACAGCGTCTGTCTATCCCAGACGATCCGATCCTCCGGATTCCCCAACTCGAGTATCACCAACCGGTCAAAGCTGCGGTCACGGGGCTCCGTGAGAACATCAACGACGTCGTCGGTATCATCCTGTATGGAAGTGTCGCTCGGGGCGACGCTGACCGACGGAGCGATATCGATCTCTGGGTATTGACTCGCTCTGGGCGGGCCGAAAGCCAACGAGAAGCGAATGCCATTGCCCGTGACCTCGAAGACACGGAGTTCGATGGTGATCGGTACGCGTATGATATTGATGTCGAGGCCGTCCAAGCGATTCCGGCGTACACGGAGGATATCCGGGAGATCATCGTTTCAGGGATTCCGGTCTACAAAACGAGTGACTTCGAAACCGTCGAAAATCTCCTCTTGGAGGAAGGGGTCGCAGATGAGTAA
- a CDS encoding MBL fold metallo-hydrolase, producing MSTDIAGDDTQTEHVVSRVSFDHVTLNAGNESMLLRFEYDTRDEVACVLIDAGNHLDLDSCLRSTDTLEAVCLTHAHADHYQSLDSALGGDTRLFTSPATAAILGTVLASAEDSGFVSDPDRILEATTPINGWTDVAPNVRVHPVPAGHTPGAVGFVVRFRDEHGNQDMLFTGDFTLTSAGGYAGFDSDAVSDVESLFLTVATTDDAEDQLTEGITEAIERAHGGATVLVTAAGLQGVHLATLLATVSAELDLDIPVQLVGQAAKIYDDLEYNLDGVHSIHEFANPASCLDHGVVTIAGPDVPTKGSAKRLYGVICDDPNACLVQFVSSNTTPLSGTGPCATFDYCGSMHPSRETLNTIVDAVNPVEVITVHEHGGAGRRYNDLNSCVWSATERSEFTLYENGRWLAPPWTNTKYAWVPDQPVDIGHLVGYQLDDFPLTSIDRSEVDLAQEGVDVDCIRERLHRAQPTDHPTEHCTTPMVDSSDANEKTDSSDAQLYRTTNAEVDATGSLSDNSLAPDGIVSGRAWQNLGADATAADQADTRDANENEQRADAVPQTDEVERGEIDADADQAHADAESDVLAEQTVEDEAESQVLETETDQDEADDESPATPGDSTVAFEIDPLLLAIVRRRVEEQSVETFVIDALHSYLETILRTGEVPEGTTDNLDIDISVGERLGPVLTGAVHDEGYGSVSDAARIALAELLGSDTTTISISEQKLDLRFVTAAIANPDYGFESRHDFADAAVLWSLDDQ from the coding sequence ATGAGCACCGACATCGCCGGTGACGATACACAGACCGAGCACGTCGTCTCTCGCGTCTCATTTGACCACGTTACCCTGAACGCGGGAAACGAGTCCATGCTCCTCCGGTTCGAGTACGATACTCGCGATGAGGTCGCGTGTGTGCTAATTGACGCAGGAAACCATCTTGACCTAGATTCCTGCCTTCGGTCAACCGACACGCTTGAAGCCGTCTGTCTCACACACGCGCACGCCGACCACTATCAGTCACTCGATAGTGCACTAGGAGGCGACACACGACTATTCACCTCGCCCGCAACAGCAGCCATCCTCGGGACGGTCCTTGCGTCCGCCGAGGACAGCGGATTCGTCTCCGACCCTGATCGAATTCTCGAAGCAACAACGCCCATCAACGGCTGGACCGACGTCGCACCGAATGTCCGCGTACACCCGGTCCCTGCGGGTCACACTCCTGGTGCTGTCGGCTTCGTGGTTCGGTTTCGTGACGAACACGGCAACCAGGACATGTTGTTCACTGGTGACTTCACGCTCACATCTGCAGGCGGCTACGCCGGGTTCGACTCCGATGCCGTGTCCGACGTCGAATCACTGTTCCTGACAGTCGCGACAACGGATGACGCCGAAGATCAGTTGACCGAGGGTATTACAGAGGCCATCGAACGCGCACACGGTGGAGCAACAGTTCTCGTTACCGCGGCCGGCCTCCAAGGCGTCCACCTCGCTACTCTCCTCGCGACTGTCTCTGCAGAACTGGACCTCGATATCCCGGTTCAACTCGTCGGACAGGCCGCAAAGATATACGACGACCTGGAATACAACCTCGACGGCGTTCACTCCATCCACGAGTTCGCGAACCCTGCGTCTTGTCTTGATCACGGTGTAGTCACGATTGCAGGACCGGATGTCCCGACCAAGGGAAGCGCTAAGCGCCTATACGGAGTCATATGCGACGATCCGAATGCATGTCTCGTCCAATTTGTCTCCTCAAACACCACCCCCCTCTCAGGCACTGGTCCATGCGCCACGTTCGATTACTGTGGCTCGATGCATCCCTCTCGTGAGACACTCAACACCATCGTCGATGCGGTCAACCCTGTCGAAGTCATCACCGTCCACGAGCACGGTGGGGCGGGTAGGCGATACAACGATTTGAACTCGTGTGTCTGGTCTGCGACCGAACGCAGTGAGTTCACGCTCTATGAGAACGGGCGGTGGCTCGCTCCCCCGTGGACGAACACGAAGTACGCATGGGTGCCCGACCAGCCGGTCGACATTGGCCACCTCGTAGGATATCAGCTCGACGATTTCCCGCTCACCTCGATCGACCGGAGCGAGGTTGATCTGGCGCAAGAAGGCGTAGATGTCGACTGCATCCGCGAACGACTACATAGAGCACAGCCCACCGATCACCCGACTGAACACTGTACGACGCCGATGGTAGATTCATCCGACGCCAACGAAAAGACCGACAGTTCGGACGCACAGTTGTACCGCACCACGAATGCAGAGGTGGACGCAACGGGGTCGCTCTCCGATAACTCACTCGCACCTGACGGAATTGTGTCCGGGCGGGCGTGGCAGAACCTCGGAGCAGACGCAACTGCCGCCGACCAAGCCGATACTCGCGATGCCAATGAAAATGAACAGCGCGCAGACGCTGTCCCGCAGACCGACGAAGTAGAACGGGGAGAGATTGATGCGGACGCCGACCAGGCACACGCAGATGCCGAGTCCGACGTACTTGCCGAGCAGACGGTTGAGGACGAAGCTGAATCGCAGGTGCTCGAAACGGAGACAGACCAAGACGAAGCTGACGACGAATCTCCGGCGACCCCCGGTGATTCTACTGTCGCTTTCGAGATCGACCCGCTATTGCTTGCAATTGTTAGACGTAGGGTTGAAGAACAGTCTGTCGAGACGTTTGTCATCGATGCACTTCACTCGTACCTTGAAACCATCCTTCGGACTGGAGAGGTGCCCGAAGGGACGACGGATAACCTTGATATAGACATCTCGGTCGGTGAGCGCCTCGGACCTGTGCTGACTGGTGCTGTCCACGACGAGGGATACGGCTCGGTCTCTGACGCTGCCCGTATCGCTCTCGCAGAATTACTCGGAAGCGATACTACCACCATCTCCATCTCCGAACAAAAGCTGGATCTACGATTCGTCACTGCGGCGATCGCGAACCCTGATTACGGATTTGAGAGCCGTCACGACTTCGCTGACGCTGCAGTACTGTGGAGCCTCGACGATCAGTAA
- a CDS encoding phospholipase D-like domain-containing protein, whose product MTDTWKLPATVDGDDVEMEFRVLRSWNSFTGLFEEAKEMQTITYCDSPQLILQILKEDENIDIESLEVVVGDRNTEKYREKLTNHVDEAYQMKELIDDGRLRIYNLNSSRSILHTKLYRTINHDGSHTLIVGSANLSKQAWENTKQTNTVVLYHTDGTSCVDKTFEAMYQTQKDDYTTEFMSGLINELEDLDTEEDERERISAWVDGRVGDYDEVTELNKKATEQLDGVDIELHALTDDVANADSTVAFVDNPDDADEILEERISLSTQGFDNGPSAFEGLRSYDNTTIKDNVIRTTRQAYTEYLQEEYGIPKMWFSEDDGQLVMDGPSRRHGLMAEGLPDDTSRIDHALADLEAYFETVEEHGDSNDYRAVKAHMFEALLWFFWAPFVNKYASRFREAGLTLDDALPFLYIYGESNAGKGTFAQFVLSLISHGVVDEPADADEVGTPQVRGLKKVDSAFPLVVDDVTKSKIDNQIDGPLRNYWKNWPGDIQYPGIAFISNNKRPKKWFRNRAKILHFDVFFEGTFKSRHEVGEVIDQDNPVYEWFTHLLGERDIKLRESSDTLFDAREAFLDLYKAADREVPEYFPRKPADDHYDTAKGTWHRAHDRGQIKFSEYNGNIVAAFTEEMQYDVKSYSRSLPTRMRADPHGREIEIKHIENFIEWFGKNPIGTNFNEIDESSQNEDQQSTGFTSRLKTALFR is encoded by the coding sequence ATGACTGACACTTGGAAGTTACCAGCGACTGTTGACGGCGACGATGTCGAGATGGAGTTTCGCGTTCTCCGATCGTGGAACTCATTCACTGGTCTCTTCGAGGAGGCGAAGGAGATGCAGACGATCACGTATTGCGACTCACCTCAACTCATCCTCCAGATACTCAAGGAAGACGAGAACATCGACATCGAATCACTCGAAGTCGTCGTCGGTGACCGCAACACCGAAAAATACCGGGAGAAGCTCACGAACCACGTCGATGAGGCGTATCAGATGAAAGAGCTCATCGACGATGGTCGACTCCGGATCTACAACCTTAACTCGTCCCGATCGATCCTCCATACCAAGCTCTATCGGACTATCAACCACGATGGCAGCCACACTCTCATCGTCGGATCCGCGAACCTCTCGAAGCAAGCGTGGGAAAACACGAAACAAACGAACACCGTCGTCCTCTACCACACTGATGGCACCTCCTGTGTCGACAAAACGTTTGAGGCCATGTACCAGACACAGAAAGATGACTACACGACCGAGTTCATGTCTGGTCTCATCAACGAATTAGAAGACCTCGATACCGAGGAAGACGAACGAGAACGTATCTCTGCGTGGGTCGATGGCCGAGTCGGCGACTATGACGAAGTCACCGAACTCAACAAGAAGGCCACAGAGCAATTGGATGGCGTCGACATCGAACTACACGCACTCACCGACGATGTCGCCAACGCCGACTCGACCGTCGCGTTCGTCGACAACCCTGACGACGCCGACGAGATACTTGAAGAACGCATCTCGCTTTCGACACAGGGATTCGATAACGGCCCGAGTGCATTCGAAGGACTTCGGAGCTACGACAATACCACGATCAAAGATAACGTCATCAGGACGACGAGACAAGCATACACTGAGTACCTCCAAGAAGAATACGGGATTCCGAAGATGTGGTTCTCTGAGGACGACGGCCAACTTGTCATGGACGGTCCGTCCCGTCGACACGGCCTAATGGCAGAGGGTCTCCCAGACGATACGTCTCGCATCGATCACGCCCTCGCTGACCTCGAAGCCTACTTCGAGACTGTCGAAGAACACGGTGATTCGAACGATTACCGAGCGGTCAAAGCCCATATGTTCGAAGCACTGCTCTGGTTTTTCTGGGCCCCCTTTGTCAACAAATACGCGTCCCGGTTCCGGGAAGCGGGCCTCACCCTCGACGATGCGCTCCCATTCCTCTATATCTACGGTGAATCGAACGCCGGAAAAGGGACGTTCGCACAGTTCGTACTCTCACTCATCTCCCACGGCGTCGTCGACGAACCCGCGGACGCAGACGAGGTCGGAACACCGCAAGTACGCGGACTAAAGAAAGTTGACTCAGCCTTCCCCCTCGTGGTAGATGACGTTACGAAGAGCAAAATTGACAACCAAATCGACGGTCCACTCCGGAACTACTGGAAGAACTGGCCAGGAGACATTCAGTATCCCGGTATCGCGTTCATCTCGAACAACAAACGACCGAAGAAGTGGTTCCGGAACCGTGCCAAGATACTCCACTTTGACGTGTTCTTCGAGGGCACGTTCAAGTCACGCCATGAGGTCGGCGAAGTAATCGACCAAGATAACCCAGTGTATGAGTGGTTCACCCATCTACTCGGAGAACGAGATATCAAGCTTCGTGAATCGAGCGACACGCTCTTTGACGCACGTGAAGCATTCCTTGACCTGTACAAGGCCGCTGACCGCGAGGTTCCAGAGTACTTTCCCCGTAAGCCAGCAGACGATCACTACGACACCGCCAAAGGCACGTGGCATCGTGCCCACGACCGTGGCCAGATCAAGTTCAGTGAGTACAACGGAAACATTGTTGCGGCGTTCACCGAGGAGATGCAATACGACGTTAAGTCGTATAGTCGGTCACTCCCCACTCGAATGCGCGCTGATCCACATGGACGCGAAATAGAGATCAAACACATCGAAAATTTCATTGAGTGGTTCGGTAAGAATCCTATCGGCACCAACTTCAACGAAATAGACGAAAGCAGTCAAAACGAAGACCAACAGTCTACGGGTTTCACATCACGGCTCAAAACTGCCCTCTTCAGGTGA
- a CDS encoding DNA-binding protein produces the protein MSNGSDPTTVLAALERAQDAFEMVGRGRTAFENGISADEDWKTQLTKACRLLEVVETLQSQDGYYTAVIEVCFGTIERSIEAYALSMTNDTLQDFQDHQFSYERAHQIGLFERETTGEMKDLYSENRTESYYGGGRPTEEQAEAMTDLANAVHQFVVSQIREGGVCLCD, from the coding sequence ATGAGTAACGGCTCGGACCCGACTACTGTACTCGCAGCACTCGAACGTGCACAGGATGCCTTCGAGATGGTCGGACGCGGTCGAACAGCGTTCGAGAACGGGATTAGTGCCGATGAAGACTGGAAGACACAGTTGACGAAAGCGTGTCGCCTCCTCGAGGTTGTTGAAACTCTCCAGTCACAGGATGGATATTACACAGCTGTCATCGAGGTCTGTTTCGGCACTATCGAACGGTCGATCGAGGCGTACGCGCTCTCGATGACGAACGATACGCTTCAGGACTTTCAGGACCACCAGTTCAGTTACGAGCGTGCCCACCAGATCGGGCTATTTGAGAGGGAGACTACAGGGGAGATGAAGGACCTCTACAGTGAGAACCGGACAGAGAGTTATTACGGTGGCGGGCGTCCAACTGAAGAACAGGCGGAAGCAATGACCGACCTCGCCAACGCTGTCCATCAGTTCGTAGTGAGTCAGATCCGGGAGGGCGGCGTCTGTCTGTGTGACTGA